One window from the genome of Brassica napus cultivar Da-Ae unplaced genomic scaffold, Da-Ae ScsIHWf_1981;HRSCAF=2629, whole genome shotgun sequence encodes:
- the LOC106369363 gene encoding vegetative cell wall protein gp1-like yields the protein MESNKTFWIIILIVTVSTFLTPMVESKSVPLRDSYVARSLLSVSPPSESPSSSPAPGPEVENTIAVPASSPTEIDIDSPSPSPGAPADSISPTNAPTTSSPSPSPEAPANAPATDSPSPSPEVDMDSPSPSSEAPVDSTSPANPPTEMDIISPSPSPEAPEDSASPANPPTEMDIDSPSPSPETPEEIPGAPSGKTLISSATTLLKQTLLSPEIKTICGKTDNPELCESSISPLLTAAIKPDASSVLVLAIQASINATKAVMPTVNKVAAADCQELYDDAVSNLEDAINAVNESDIATVNSNLSAAMTDYGTCNDGFEESGEPNPLADVADKLHKMVSNCLAISTLIK from the coding sequence ATGGAGTCGAATAAAACGTTTTGGATCATCATCCTGATCGTCACGGTTTCTACCTTCCTAACGCCTATGGTGGAGTCCAAATCTGTGCCGCTCAGAGATTCTTATGTCGCGAGGTCTCTGCTCTCTGTCTCTCCACCTTCAGAGTCTCCATCTTCCTCACCAGCTCCAGGTCCGGAAGTTGAAAACACGATCGCTGTCCCAGCGAGTTCTCCTACAGAGATTGATATAGACTCTCCCTCGCCGTCACCAGGGGCTCCTGCTGATTCCATTTCTCCTACTAATGCTCCAACCACGAGCTCTCCCTCGCCGTCACCAGAGGCTCCTGCTAATGCTCCAGCGACGGACTCTCCCTCTCCGTCACCAGAGGTAGATATGGACTCTCCCTCACCGTCATCAGAGGCTCCCGTGGACTCAACTTCCCCTGCTAATCCTCCGACGGAGATGGATATAATCTCTCCATCTCCGTCACCAGAGGCTCCCGAAGATTCAGCTTCCCCTGCTAATCCTCCGACGGAGATGGATATAGACTCTCCATCTCCGTCACCAGAGACCCCCGAAGAAATCCCCGGGGCCCCATCTGGCAAAACACTTATAAGTTCAGCTACAACTCTTCTGAAACAAACATTGTTGTCTCCCGAGATCAAAACCATTTGCGGCAAAACCGATAACCCTGAGCTATGCGAATCTTCCATTAGTCCTCTGTTAACGGCTGCTATAAAACCCGACGCTTCCTCTGTTCTCGTTCTCGCCATTCAAGCTTCCATCAACGCGACGAAGGCGGTGATGCCTACCGTCAACAAAGTAGCCGCAGCGGATTGTCAGGAGCTGTACGATGACGCGGTGTCGAACTTGGAGGACGCGATTAACGCCGTCAATGAAAGTGACATCGCCACCGTTAACAGTAACTTGAGCGCGGCCATGACGGATTACGGCACGTGCAACGACGGGTTTGAGGAGTCTGGTGAGCCTAACCCGTTGGCTGACGTGGCTGATAAGCTTCACAAGATGGTTAGTAATTGTCTGGCTATCTCTACGTTGATCAAGTGA
- the LOC106352924 gene encoding uncharacterized protein LOC106352924: METPHAKELLKKMQKLEESQEHLKQEMSRLKVSTELKQRSPSASARRNIGAPSWRESSATSFRHASPLHDAINLKVGVCGGAGPSALKFTNKQYLNILQSISQSVHVLDLKLRIIFWNAMSEKQFGYTAKEVVGQDPINVMVEDRDAAFAMNVAQRCVRGESWTGEFPVKSKSGKIFSAVTTCSPFYDDDGSLVGIISITSDIAPYLHSRISLSKSKQGETISSPARNSFASKLGINSHQPIQAALASKISDLASKVSNKVRSKMRGGESSATLSEGGTWDSHHPDHNVFGVTLSDHRDDAAPSGASSPRGDFIQSPFGVFTCKDCTDGKTAIHKIRPSKSEECLVNKGFSWPWKGNEQEGSKGRPAHYVRSWVHNDQEKDKSHQTNPFSGATSKSNKPTIDESGSFWSSSMNAYSTSSDISCGSTSSSVRSKVNSDSDCLEYEILWDDLKIKEQIGKGSCGTVYHGLWFGSDVAVKMFSKQEYSEEVMQSFRQAVSLMKRLRHPNVLLFMGAVTSPQRLCIVSEFLPRGSLFRLLQRGTSQLDWRRRIRMALDIACGMNYLHSCSPPIIHRDLKSSNLLVDRNCTVKVADFGLSRIKHETYLATKSGRGTPQWMAPEVLRNESANEKSDIYSFGVVLWELATGKIPWETLNSMQVIGAVGFMNQRLEIPKDIDPLWISLMESCWHRPRPIGTDTTLRPTFQVLMERLRDLQRKYTIQFQATCAVFT; the protein is encoded by the exons ATGGAGACTCCACATGCGAAGGAGCTGCTGAAGAAGATGCAAAAGCTAGAGGAAAGTCAGGAACATCTTAAGCAAGAGATGTCAAGACTCAAGGTATCCACAGAGCTTAAACAGCGATCACCTTCCGCGTCGGCGAGGAGAAACATAGGAGCTCCATCGTGGAGGGAGAGCAGTGCCACCTCGTTTCGCCACGCTTCACCGTTGCATGATGCTATAAATTTGAAAGTTGGAGTCTGTGGAGGAGCGGGACCATCGGCCCTGAAGTTCACAAACAAACAATACTTGAATATACTTCAGTCGATATCACAATCTGTCCATGTCTTGGATCTAAAACTGCGAATCATCTTTTG GAATGCAATGTCGGAAAAGCAATTTGGTTACACCGCTAAAGAAGTAGTTGGTCAAGACCCAATTAATGTAATGGTAGAAGATCGAGATGCTGCCTTTGCCATGAATGTTGCTCAACGTTGTGTCAGAGGAGAGAGCTGGACCGGTGAGTTTCCTGTCAAGAGCAAATCAGGGAAGATATTTTCAGCTGTGACTACGTGTTCCCCGTTCTATGATGATGACGGTTCATTGGTTGGGATCATTTCCATCACAAGTGACATAGCACCGTATCTGCACTCAAGAATCTCTTTGTCTAAATCAAAACAAGGTGAAACGATCTCTAGCCCTGCAAGGAATAGTTTTGCCTCCAAACTTGGCATTAACTCTCATCAGCCTATACAAGCTGCTCTGGCATCAAAAATATCAGATTTG GCATCCAAGGTGAGTAACAAGGTCAGGTCGAAAATGCGAGGAGGTGAGAGTAGTGCCACACTCTCTGAGGGTGGCACTTGGGATAGTCATCATCCAGATCATAATGTCTTCGGTGTTACTCTCTCTGACCACAGGGACGATGCAGCACCAAGTGGTGCTAGCTCACCTAGAGGGGATTTTATCCAGTCTCCTTTTGGTGTATTCACGTGTAAAGATTGTACTGATGGAAAGACTGCAATCCATAAGATTCGCCCCTCAAAATCTGAAGAATGTTTGGTAAATAAAGGTTTTTCATGGCCATGGAAAGGTAATGAGCAGGAAGGTTCAAAAGGAAGGCCAGCTCATTATGTAAGGTCTTGGGTACATAATGATCAAGAGAAAGATAAGTCTCACCAGACTAATCCCTTTTCTGGTGCTACATCTAAAAGTAATAAGCCTACCATTGACGAGAGTGGTAGTTTTTGGTCTTCCTCTATGAATGCATACAGCACAAGCAGCGATATTAGTTGCGGAAGTACTAGTAGCAGTGTGAGGAGCAAAGTTAATAGTGATAGTGATTGCttggaatatgaaattttatgGGATGATTTGAAAATTAAAGAACAAATTGGAAAAG GTTCATGTGGAACTGTTTATCATGGTCTCTGGTTTGGATCT GATGTAGCTGTAaaaatgttctccaaacaagaATATTCAGAAGAGGTCATGCAATCTTTTAGGCAAGCG GTATCGTTGATGAAAAGACTTAGACATCCTAATGTCCTGCTGTTTATGGGAGCTGTGACTTCACCTCAGCGTCTCTGTATAGTGTCTGAGTTCCTTCCACG TGGAAGTCTCTTTCGTCTACTACAGAGGGGCACATCCCAACTGGATTGGAGGCGGCGTATTCGTATGGCATTGGACATT GCTTGCGGTATGAATTATCTTCACAGTTGTAGTCCACCTATCATCCATCGTGATCTGAAGTCGTCAAATCTTCTGGTAGATAGGAACTGCACCGTTAAG GTAGCTGACTTTGGTCTTTCACGTATCAAGCATGAGACATACCTAGCCACCAAGTCCGGAAGAGGAACG CCTCAATGGATGGCACCAGAAGTTCTTCGAAATGAGTCTGCTAATGAGAA GTCTGATATCTACAGCTTTGGGGTAGTACTCTGGGAGCTAGCCACTGGGAAGATCCCATGGGAAACTCTCAACTCGATGCAG GTGATTGGAGCTGTGGGGTTCATGAACCAGAGGCTGGAAATTCCAAAGGACATTGATCCTCTTTGGATCTCATTAATGGAGAGCTGTTGGCACag ACCACGGCCTATAGGAACCGATACAACGCTGAGACCTACATTCCAAGTACTGATGGAGAGACTAAGAGATCtgcaaaggaagtatacaatacAGTTCCAAGCTACTTGTGCCGTCTTTACCTGA